tacGTTGTGTTTACTGGAGCCTATCGAAGACAATCTTCATTTCTGTCACAGTATTTTTTAGTTATAgtatttctatttgattcttagaatttccatctctctactgacattacccatctgttcttgcatgttgtctactttctcccttaacatattaattttagttattttaaatttcttacctGGTAATCCCAAACTCTATGTCATATCCGAGTCTGGTTTTGATGTTTGCTGTATCACTTCAGGCTGTGTTTTCTCTCACCTTTCCGTGTGCCAGAGGCTTCAAGTTCTCTGGCATTCTTGCCTTTGTCTCCCATCTTTACCTTGTGCTTCCGTAACTACTCCTACTTAGACAGAGTCTGTGCCTTGCAGCTCTTTCACCTGTGATCCACTGTTATTGCTGGAGCCCCGTGGTATGTAGTAAAGTATGGGGAAAGGGAAGTGTTTTATAATCTTTAAATCTCAGCATTTTAGTGGGCCTGTGTCTCAGGACTGTGATCTTCACAAGTGTTTCTTCTTGTATACCTTTAGGTGTAACAGGACAACTAGAAGGGACTCAAGTTAGAGAAACATCCTTCCCCCACAGCCCTCTCACAGGAGTCTGGTAAAGCCTTTCCCCTGGAGAGCAGACCTTTGTTTCTGGACGTACTTCAGAAGGTTACTcgtcccctccccctgccagagCCACAGGGGTATCTTTGTCAGAACTTCACCAGGAGAACTTGGTGGGATTTCTGTAGGTATGCTCACGAAAACATGGAGGACCCATCACAGTTCGGCCCCCAGGTGTTTCTCACTCCCATGCTAGTCCACACTCAGCCTCCGGCAAGTCATCAAAATTACCATTTAAGTGTTTTAACAAGTTAATTACTCCAGTGGATTCAGGTCCAAGTAAGCAGATCTTGGCTGTGAATTTCTGGATTTGCCTACTCTCCGGATTTTATTGTGGCAGTTTGTCCTGCAAATTCCATTCTATGGTGGAACTAAAAAACTCGCTGATTTTATTTGTCCAGCTTTTCCTTGTTTTAAAGGCTGGAGTAACAACTTCCATGCTCTGTATATGTTGGAGCTAAAATTGGAAGTCTGTCatgatggtttttttcttttttttctttttttctttttctgagatggagtctcactctgtcacccaggctagcgtgcagtggcatgatctcagctcaccacaacctccacctcccaggttcaagcgattcttctgcctcagcctcctgagtagctggaactacaggcatgcgccaccatgtccacctaatttttgtatttttagtagagacgaggttttaccatgttggtcagaatggtctcaatctcttcacctcaggtgatccgctcacctcggcctcccacagtgctgggattacaggtgtaagccaccacacccagcccatgatGGTTTTTTTCATTGAGGCCTCAGTTGGAAAATTCAAATGCTTGGAGCTACAATCATCTAAGAGCTTGCTCACACACATCTGATGATTTGTGCTGATGCTGAGTGGAAGCCTTACTGGAACTCTTGGCCAGAATATGCACACATGGTTTCCCCATGCAGCCTGAACATCTCAACATGATGTTGGGTTCTGAGGGCAAAAGTCTTGAGATGGAGAGAAGCCAGGTAGAGACTGCACCCTAGACTTCAAAGGATGTGACTTCATTTCCACTTCACTTCACTGGTAAGCAAAGTCACAAGCCCCCACCCAGTATTTAGGGGAGGAACATACCCTCATCTTTAAGTTGGGGGAGTGTCAGTCACATTACAAGAAGAGCATGGGGATGGGGTGAATATAGAGGTGTGACTACTTTTGGAAATTTCACCTTGTTGCAAGTTAAATATGGGGAATTCTGAGTCATCAAGAATTTTAGACCTCACTAGTCTGTGACTCTGAAATAATCTCAGAGTGACTTTTTcgtatttatattttgaaaaaatattgcaGGCTGGGCGCctgcaaatcccagcactttgggaggccaaggtggatgaatcactgaagtccaggagttcaagaccagcctgggcaacatggtgaaaccacgtctctacaaaaagtacaaaaataaaaaataagctgggcatggtggtgcatgcctgtggtcccagctactcaggaggctgaggcgggaggatggcttgagcccaggaggcggaggttgcagtgagccgtgattgcacgaactgcactctagcctgggtgacagagtcagatcctgtcttaaaagaaagaacaaaattgcAAACTTACAGAAGAGTTGGAAAAGCTTTATATTTCCTGAATCATCTCAGAGTAAGTGGCTATCCTGATGCCCCTTCACCTCTGAATACATTCATGTGCATTACCTACCCACAAAGACATGTCCTGCTTAACCATGATACAAACCTCAAAATCAGGAAGTTTAAATTGATACATTACTACTCTCTCATCTTCAGACCTCATTCAAGTTCACCAGTTGTTCTAAAAATGATTTCTACTGCACAAGGATTCAGTTTAGAAACTTGCATTGCATTTAGCCATCATGTCTCTATAATTCATTTCAGAACGAACCTGTTCTTCAGTCCTTAGTCTTTCCTTAACTTATACAACTTTGATACTTTGAAGACTACAGAcaagatattttgtagaatgcttCTTAGTttgcatttgtatgttttctcatGACTAGAATAGGTTATGCATCTTTCACAGAGATATCACAAAAGGTGTGCTGTGTTCGTTTTCTTGCATCCTATCAGGTAGGATACCCTTTTCATTTATCTCATTACTAAGGATGTTCACTTTTATTCCTTGATTAAGATGATATCTGCTAAGCTTCTCTACCATAAAATTACTCCTTTCCAATttgtaattaattaatattttgtagGGAGATATTTTGCAATGATGTGGCTATACCATTCCTCATCAAACTTTTGGTGTATtcatttatatcaatatatactCATGGTTTCCTATTATATTCAATAGGTCATAATACATTactatcaatatttattttgatgctcaaattttcTCATATTTCACCAGTGGGAGTCCCTTCAAGCTGGTTTCTGTGCCTTTTAACATGTTTCCATCATCCTctgaatacttcttttttttctagcaCTTCATGTACTTTCACTACCCCTGTTCTGGGATCAGCCAATTCTCCAAGGAGTTCTGGTTCATTCTAGCaaagaatggtatttagaagtcAAGATATGGGTGatcagtgttctcattgttatcGAGATGTTACTACTCCCAGGCCCCCTCAATGGACAGAGTTAGGGTGAACTAATATTtctatctattatttatttctatatctacCTCTATATATTGAAGAGCATAAGTTAATACTGATACATCTAATTCTAATTCAATATCATAGGGTTTATtctaattttctccttttctgtactGTACCTTCCTTCAATAGTGAGGAAAACTGGCTCCCATTATCTTTAATATAATTACTTAATTAATTTCCCATCTGCACTAATATGTCTTCCCCTATGCAGATGCCATTCTTACTTCACTCTAACACTCATGCTGGGCCATCCCAGGACACAGATGTCCTCCTCACCTTGCCTGGACTCTGACACCCTACTCCAGGCCATTCTTCCACATGGGCACCTCCTTGCTAGGCTAAGGTTCAGAGGACCCATGTCAGGCTGCCGCACTGTGATAGACTGCATAATGgacccccaaagatgtccacatcctagtCCCCTGAATCTGGGACTGTTGAtttatatggcaaaaaaaaaaaaaaaaaacttctcagtTAAAAATCTTAAGAAGGAGGAGACAATATCCTGAATTATTCAAGAGGTcttaatgtaatcacaagggtccttataagaggaaatcGGGAGTATCAGAgtcagagagaatgagagagcctGGAAGATACTCTTCTGCTggcttttaaaaaggaagaggcCACTAGCTGAGGAATGAGAGTGGCCTCTAGCAGTTGGAAAAGTCAAGGAAACAGATTGTCTCctagagtctccagaaggaaCAAGCCCTGCCgatgccttgattttagcccactgAGCCTAGTTTTGGATTTCTGTCCTCCATGATGATAAGATAATAaacgtggctttttttttttcagcaactaAGTTTGTTGTCACTTATTACCAAagcaacaggaaactaatatGCTCACCCACCTCTTCAAGGACCTTCTCCTCATTCTGCTCAGGTTCTGACACCTTCCACACCAGGTTTCCTCCCTACACACTGTGCCTGGAATTTGGCTGCCCATAGTGGGCAATTACAGATGTCTACCTTACTCTGATGCACTTAATTGATTTAGAATAATATTGTTCAaatgggaagagagaggaagagaagaatgaaGAGAACAGGATAAGAAAGAACAGGAAAATCCATTGACACTTCATGCTCAAGTTTTAATCACCAAAAATTGCCCCACCAGCAAGCATATGCCAGCAATTTCTGAAAGTCACTAAGGGTGAAAGCTATACGATAAGGGCTCTCCCACTGCAAGCCCAGGCTGCCGTCCCAGCTGCTTACAAGATTAGGGAGATACCTGCCCCTGCTGGCATTGGGAGAGGAATCAGCCCCCAAGGTGTCTTAGTCTAAAGCATGGTCCATCCCTCCTACAAGCTCCATCACACTTCTGAAACTAGGTGTGTTCATAAGAGAAGAAACATACAACATAGAGAATAATTGACAACCACTGCATAGGCCAGTCTCAACTCAAGTTCTCTTAAAGGATCTTCTCCCTGTCTCATTCCCTGCTATAATCACAGCACCTAATACAGTTTATATCTCTTCATGTCTCACAGTCTGGGCCAAACTGAGACCAACCTCAGAGAGAGGGAATGTTTTATCCAGCCCTAGACTAAAATTTATCTCCTGGGGCTTCATTACACATGGTATGATTAATCACTGCTCAAGATGATCGATGGTGGGAATTTCCAATCCCTTCCCCAGAAGTATGGTCTAGAACTGTGGTCCAGGCAAGACAGCTTCACAGTAGCCCTCCATCTGTTTATACATCAAAGTCTGCATCAATGAATCTTAATTCAAACAAGAGTGGAGACACCAGTAGCAGATCATATTAGCTGTAGTTGTGCCAAAATTAACCAAATTTACTTCCAATCTTGCTTCATCAAAGATTCAAAAGTTTTAGCATCAGATCTCACCCACTGTCACTTAGTTACCCAATAATCAAAATAATGACCCCTGATTATTGTCAATGACTCAAATGATCCTTTGTGTGATCTATTTCACATAATCCTACTGTTGCTGTTGGCGGGTTATGTGAAATTTTTGAGAAGGAAGCCCCAGATGTCTAACCCTCTCTATCCTTGACATTCATGATCTTGCCACCACTACATGTTCCACAGCTGGTAGAACTAATCTCACTATATCCATTATCTTGTTTATGTCGGTGATCATAAGAAGTCTCAGACTCACAACACATCCCTATGCACATTCCCTTTTATGACAGCCTCTCTTACTTTGTCTCACTGGGTCTTCTGGAATTTACAGCCCAGAACTAACCAAATCCATCATATCCTCAACTTCCTCCTTCTCAAAAGATAAACTGGCCCTCCCCTAAGGACATTGCTTCCCCTGAATTCCTCTCAAGTGTGGCTGATTTTCTCTTCCGTCTTCTGGGCCCAGCACACTGGTCTGCTGGTTCTTCTACCACTCCAGGAAAATCTCTTCAGAGCCTTTACAAGGATATACCTTTTGCCTGGAATTCAAATAGCTACCTCTCTTACTTCTTAAAGCGCTTCCTCAAATGGCATCTCCTCAATAAGGCCACATATAATTACCCTTTTAAACCTCTAGCCCTCCCACTCCACCATACATAGGACTCCTAATTTCCCTGTCCTGCTCTCCTTTAACTATTTTTCCATGACACCAATCACCTTAGAGAATGCCATGCAATAGACTCACATATTatgtattttgttcattgtttatcTGTCCCTTGCTTAATTTCAAATTCCCCAGGGGCAGGGATCCTTGGCTGTTTTGCTTGAGTAAGGTATCTCAAGGTCTACAACAGcaccaggcacatagtaggtactccaataaatatttcttgagtgaaAGAATCAATTCGTACCACAATATTATGAGGAAcacacaattatttttctttttcagacaataAAGCTGAAACTTAGACAATATACATAATGTACTAAAGGTCACACTACTTGTAATGGAATAACTTGGATTCCAATCCAAGCCTTCTCCCTAGAGCTTACACCCACTACTCCACACCCACTGGTGTTTGCCAGCATTGGATGAGGGAGAGGAAGATTCTGAAATGAAGGAGGGAATAGGAAGGTGGAGAAGGGGctagaaataaatctctgtgtgCCAAGCTAAGCAGTTTAAACTACATTCCATAGCAGAACCTCTGAATTGAATAGTGACATAATTAAATCTGTATCTTAGAAAGATAATTCAAAGAGCTGCTAACTGGAAAAGCAAAAGCCAACAAAATGCTAGTGGAAAGAAATACCACATTTAATGGAACCAAATGCAACTCTAAAATTTCCACAGCTAAGACTCCCCTCCCTACTAATTCATTAATAGGTAGTTCTTTCACTCCAGTTCTCACTTAGAAAAAGTCCAACACAGCATAAGTAGTTGTGAACTTACactttattcatatatattagatattgaTAATCTTAACAAATGAGTTACTTTCCATTTGGGTACAGTCACAGTTGTCAACAATATTTGGAAGCACCAGGCATGAAATCTCCTGAGATGCTATGTTTTCATCAGGGTCACCTGACACATTCAAGTTCTGTCTGACATGCCATTAAAGCACTGGCTCAGATTGCAGGCATATTTTCAAACCGGCAGTAACTGGATAGTATCACTTCACTTATAAGTGTTCATTGTATCATCAAGTGAAATAAACACACAACCCATGGGATCTTGCTTAGGTTGGCTGCCTAGTTGGCCCCTGAGATAAAGCCTTGTAATCACATAGCCTTGCCTAATTAGtcagaaaacaaaggattaagTGAGACAGTCACAGGATATAggaattataaataatacatatattaatagaTATTCATTTTCATTACACAAAAGTTGCTATTATAAATACTTATTTGATTGATGAGTCTAAAAATATATTCCCCatataaataatgttaaatattaataaatagatttagatttaaaattcaaatattgcAGGCAGGACAACCATTACTGGGATGCTCTTCGACCTCGAAACAGCATCTGACTCCTTTTTCGCTTCCCCGTTTTAACTGCTGGCGACAGTTCAGCCATCACTTGGATGAGTTCATGTATTGCCTTGCGTTGGACATTCAAGTCAGTTACCtattgagaaagaaaagagcaaaattaATTTCAGGCACATAAGCCATCAGGATATTCTGCTAATGTCATGATGGTCAGTGAAAATAAaagtattcctttaaaaaatggacCGTATTACCTTAATATACAATATTTACTTCTTCAGCAGTTGAAGCTAAAAATTACAATTACATTTCTAGTTGTGCTATAATGTGGTGGAGTCCATCACATATCTTTAAATCTACTTCTATAGGATTCTTGAAATTATATAGTGAAAAGACTCCTGGTGTGGAGTCAGCATAAAAAGGTGGGTTTGAATCTCATGCATGCAATAATTCTGACCTTGAGCcagctacttaacctctctgaacttctattttctcatctaaaGGAGGATGAGACTGTTTCTATGACCTCTCTATCATCAATCTACCAATTATATCACTTTATACTTTAGTCTCTCCTGTATGCATCAAATGAGTAACTATAGGTCAATGATTCTCACTGTTGTGCATAGCAGATTAACCCGGAAACCTGTTAAAGACCTCAGAGATCCAGGTGCATGAAGTGGAAGGACTGTGCCCTGTGCATTCactaagctccccaggtgattctgacatCCAcctaagtttgagaaccactgatctaggtTAGGTACCCTAGAAAACACCAAATCCAAAACGAGtgaaaactgtaatttttaatttctcccaGATTAGGTCAGTCTCTCAATTTccataatagattttaaaataaacacccCCAATCATATTTATATATGGCTTACtgatatataaagtttaaaagtaGGAATTGCAACAACTTTTCCAGTACCCTGCCTTCTAGGCAAGCAAATTGAACTGCTTTCATTTCCTCACTCTAACCAATAGGGCCATTTAGATGATGCTTCATAAAATGTGGACCATTTACCTTCCTCTTGGCTCTGCCATTACATTTTTTCTAATCTTGGGAACACTATGGCTACCTCATCACATTTCTGAGGATGGCTGGGGGATTACAGCTAAAGACTAATTGTCAAAGGGCATAACATGCATAAAATGGCTTAGCAACTGAGCCAAAGAGAATAATAATTAATAGAGCTCACTCAAGATTGCCCATCAAGAAACAGGAGGTTTGTAGCTTCCAGAAGGAAGAAaccaacagattttttttcatttttttaagtccCAGTTCCTGCAGAGTAGAAAACATTTTCGACAAGCTGTGTGTTTGCAAGTGACAGATTTTACTTTCCAATGTTCAAATCATCACCAAGAAACTAAGAGACTTATCCAGGACTGAACAGTAAGCCAGGGGCACCACTGGATTAGAAACAAGTGCTGAGTGTCTAGTTTATAACCAAAGGAGACCTGTTGCCATGTCTCTCCTTTCTGTTTCTGGGGGCTTACATGAGAGGAGTGAGAGGCAGGCCCAGCAATAGTGAAAGCTGAGCACAAATCCTAAGAACACAAATGCTAGCTTGAAGACACAGTCCCTCTCATTTGAGCCCATTTGTATCAAAGTCAACCCCAAAGGAATCTAGAGGCCTTTGTCttgtagaaaacattttgaaaaacatgatTTGTCTTTATGCCTCAATGTTATCTTTCTGTTTATAGAAGCCATAACTTAAAGATACAAGTTCATGAGGTAAGACTTAGGAGTCTAAGGAGTTCTCCAGCTGAGATATTCTGAAAGTTGATAGAGAGTTGATAGAACAATCTTTTCATAAGGTATACATTCTATCTATTTTtccctaaaaacaaacaaacagcaaccaTTCTTGCTTCTAACTGGGCAGTACAATCTGATAGGTTGGCTAGAGACTTGCAGTGGGGTGTCCCTGGTACCTATTCAAAGACTGTAGCTTTCTTCTATCTCAttctcattttctattctttGCATTGTAGAGTTTTGGAGCAAAGAAGGTCATCAAACTTATGCAGTGAACCTAACAGTTTCcttttaagatgaggaaactgagccccagCCAGCCATGTGATTCATCACAGTTCCTTggtggctgagttgggaggagAACACACATCTTCTCAGCTCCTCCCACTGCTCTTTCCATTAAGACAGACAGCCTCTCATTCAAAGTAAGAGAATTTCCATCATATGAGCAAGGGACAATGAGAGAACTGCTTCTCAGTACTCCCCGCTGCTTCCTCACCTACTTCCTCTTCACTGGATTTGTCAACTCACCTGTCTTTACGCAATAGTTACAATGCCAGCATTTTTCTACATTACATACTTCAGCGATTCTCTTACTGGCTTTGCAAAGTCACCCAAACACGAATGGAAATAGTAAGGTAGAGTTTCAGCCATGAGTTGAGTTCATAGCTTTAGCAACTGTTAAATAGCTAATGTCTACTTTCTGGAGAATAAATGCTTTGCAAGACCCTCGGCAATGAAAccaaagaaagaatttaaatagCCTCACCGAATAATTAGTCAGCTTTTCGAAGTCATCTCgtttctttttgttgctattgaAAAACTTGACATTCATGTCTTCCTTGATGGTCTCCACACTCTTTTGGATGCTCTGGTCatctttaaagtttttaaaaagtttgaagtAAAAGGAGACAATTTGGCTCTGCATTATTTTTCTGTCACTCTCCTTGGAaggaaagagcacaaacagaggATGATGTGAATTTATCCATCAGAAAGCAAGCAACAGGAAAATTAGCCAAATGGGAATATTCAGCTTACCTCTTTCCAATTCTTCAAAATGCCTAAGAAAAGAGTTCCATTATCTGCTACATCTGAATGACCTgcattctaaaaaagaaaaagaaaaaattggtttACAATTAGCCCATAAATTgccttaaaaatacatttcaagttTCATTGAACTCAGATGTGACAATATTCACTGATTTCCTTTTCAACTCTTCTGCTTAGTTCTAACAATAAGTATTCCCAAAAGGCTTATGTGAGATATAGACAAAGACTATTATGCtcttttagcttttttatttcCCAATACAGCCATTAAATTGCAATGTCACAAATGAGCTCAACAAAGCTGATGATACTCCAAAGGTCCCAAAAACTATAGTAAGCTAAAGAAAGTATTTCCAAGCTaggctaaaaaatacaaaaacaaaaaacagcaaagcCGCCCCACTATAAAATACTGCCCCCCAATGGTACAGGTTTCTATTACATCTACTGTGCCTTCCTGTAGGGTATTATTAT
The Pan troglodytes isolate AG18354 chromosome 10, NHGRI_mPanTro3-v2.0_pri, whole genome shotgun sequence genome window above contains:
- the IFNG gene encoding interferon gamma precursor — its product is MKYTSYILAFQLCIVLGSLGCYCQDPYVKEAENLKKYFNAGHSDVADNGTLFLGILKNWKEESDRKIMQSQIVSFYFKLFKNFKDDQSIQKSVETIKEDMNVKFFNSNKKKRDDFEKLTNYSVTDLNVQRKAIHELIQVMAELSPAVKTGKRKRSQMLFRGRRASQ